The genomic stretch CGCAAGCCCGCTGATGCGGCCGAGGCGATCGAGCAGGGCAAGGAGGAGCTGCACACCGCGCTGGTGCAGCTGGACCAGACGCTGGCCCAGGCGCTGCCGGACGACACCGGCGCGGTCCGGCTCGATGACGACGACAAGCTCGTCATCCCGCCGCTGTCGGCCGAGGACATGCCGGGCGAGGCCAAGGAGCTGAGGGCGGAGCTGGCCGGGATGCTGCCGTTCGCGCCGATCGCCTCCCTGCTGATCGAGCTGGACGTGCGCACGCACTTCCTGGACTGCTTCACTCACGCCGGCGGGCGCAAGCAGGCCCGCTCGGTCGATCTCAAGCGCAACATCCTCAGCGTGCTCATTGCCAACGCCACGAATCTGGGGTTGTCCAGGATGGCGGAGGCCTGCGGCATCCCCTACGACGTGCTGCGCTGGACGCAGGAGTGGTATGTGCGGGAGGAGACGCTGCGCGAGGCCAACACCTGCATCGTCAACCATCACCACGGACTGGACCTGTCACAGGTGTTCCGCGGCGGCACGATGTCGAGCTCGGACGGGCAGCGTTTCCCGGTCCGCGGCAAGAGCACGACCGCCCGGGACCTGACCATCCACGGCGGCCAGGTGCTGTCCACCTACACGCACGTGTCCGACCAGCACTCCACCTTCGGAACCAAGATCATCGTGCCGAGCGCCCGCGAGGCGCACTTCGTGCTGGACGACTTCCTAGGCAACGCCACCGATCTGCCCCTGTTCGAACACGCGACCGATACCCACGGCGTCACCCTGATCAACTTTGCCCTGTTCGACCTGGTGGGCAAGCTGCTATCCCCGCGCATCCGCGACCTCGGCAAGATCACTCTGATCCAGAACGAGACGCCCACCGAGACAGTCAAGCGATATCCACACGCCGGACCGCTGCTGAGCAGCCCGCTGGAACGAAGGCCTCATCACCGAGTGCTGGCCCGACCTGCTACGCATGGCCGGATCGCTGAAGTACGGCCAGGCCACCGCCTCGCTGGTGGTGGGCAAATGGTCGGCCGCCTCCCGGCAGAACACCCTGACCGCAGCGCTCAAGGAATGGGGCATGCTGCGCCGCACCCTGCACGCGGCGAAGTACCTGTCGGACCCGGCCTACCGGCGCAAGATCGCCCGCCAGCTCAACAAAGGCGAGAGCCTGCACGCGCTGCGCCGCGACCTGCACTACGCCCAACAGGGCGCCATCACGAAACCGGCCCTGGCCGACCAGACCGACCAGGCATGGTGTTTGACCGTATTGACCAACTCTGTCATCACCTGGACGACCGAGTACTACTCGCTCGCCGTGCGGCAACTACGGGCAGCCGGCCGGGACGTCCCTGACGAACTGCTGGCCCACATCTCCCCGGCGCACAGCGAGAACATCAACTTCTTCGGCCTGATCACCGTGGACGTCGAGGCGGAGCTGGCCAAACTGGACGGCGGCGGCTGGAGACCGCTGCGCCCGGCGGTGGCGGACCTGGATCGGATGTGACCTCCGCTTCCGTGCGGCCCTTTCGCGGAGCCGACGGGCTGCCCGCACAGGGAGGCGCGAGGTGCATGCCGGGAGGTGAAGGAGCGTGGGAGGAGCAGCGGCGCCGTGGCCCCGTGCCTACGGCGTCGTGATTTACGGTAGGAAGGCATCGTGACTGACGATCAGCAGCGTGGCAGTCGATGGCAGGACCGC from Nonomuraea polychroma encodes the following:
- a CDS encoding Tn3 family transposase, which gives rise to MAGSLKYGQATASLVVGKWSAASRQNTLTAALKEWGMLRRTLHAAKYLSDPAYRRKIARQLNKGESLHALRRDLHYAQQGAITKPALADQTDQAWCLTVLTNSVITWTTEYYSLAVRQLRAAGRDVPDELLAHISPAHSENINFFGLITVDVEAELAKLDGGGWRPLRPAVADLDRM